Proteins encoded in a region of the Drosophila busckii strain San Diego stock center, stock number 13000-0081.31 chromosome 2L, ASM1175060v1, whole genome shotgun sequence genome:
- the LOC108607573 gene encoding ets DNA-binding protein pokkuri, whose amino-acid sequence MKMLPVQLSLNPLNPSIWSDVIWRCPPPPSSQLAELKTQLPPSLPSDPRLWSRDDVLVFLRFCVREFDLPKLDFDLFQMNGKALCLLTRADFGHRCPGAGDVLHNVLQMLIIESHMMQWHLPNSPVTPTGRYPLSPHSHPPTPTWPPLNAPPDSSNPFHSSSSASSTAAAAHMAAHHFMAPNSVTLSPPPSVDSQASSPPQPTAYQNGSSAVTPTNGSASGSTTNGVQPASGVQPMKGISSASSNHSDSEEEYAEGKTNALPPAPLGYSAGSPPGTPIHKDLKPNWTQQLTNNFVNTWSQQQQQQQQQQQQQQQQQQQSQQQKLTLDNTGGGSIVAPAGGSISAPTTPSYMYKAKREFFPENSEPNTNGRLLWDFLQQLLNDRNQKYSDLIAWKCRDTGVFKIVDPAGLAKLWGIQKNHLSMNYDKMSRALRYYYRVNILRKVQGERHCYQFLRNPTELKNIKNISLLRQTTPATAAATPATAPNQPPSSPSNWQQQQQQQQQQQQQSPQRPASRNAAPMNLPTAAAVAAAAAAAYGPQPPSPLFMQAFHYLSAAAAGPPPNSPAAVSCHTPGAPQVGDKFQFHPLKLENGSGGSHSPDHANEDLKPTDLSVSSKSASASNNEDCYPLIRNADGLTTIKLIRYNEQQQQQQSGVEQEQQSAGSPKPMDALEQQQQGQAVPMDSDCNSSEETSSSTAFRHMQQ is encoded by the exons atgaaaatgcttcCAGTACAGCTATCATTGAATCCGCTCAATCCCAGCATCTGGAGCGATGTCATCTGGCGCTGCCCGCCACCACCATCCAGCCAGCTGGCGGAGCTTAAAACCCAGCTGCCACCATCGCTGCCCTCAGATCCGCGTTTGTGGAGCCGTGACGATGTGCTCGTCTTTTTGCGCTTCTGCGTGCGTGAATTCGATCTGCCCAAGCTCGACTTTGATCTCTTCCAAATGAACGGCAAGGCGCTCTGCCTGCTCACACGCGCCGACTTCGGACATCGTTGCCCCGGCGCCGGCGATGTGCTGCACAATGTGCTGCAAATGCTCATCATCGAATCACACATGATGCAGTGGCATCTGCCCAACAGTCCTGTGACGCCCACGGGCCGCTATCCGCTCTCGCCTCACAGTCACCCGCCCACACCCACCTGGCCGCCACTAAACGCGCCGCCCGACAGCAGCAATCCcttccacagcagcagcagcgccagcagcacagCCGCTGCCGCCCACATGGCAGCGCATCACTTTATGGCGCCCAATTCAGTCACGCTGAGCCCGCCACCCTCAGTCGACTCCCAGGCCAGCAGCCCGCCGCAGCCCACTGCCTATCAGAATGGCTCCAGTGCGGTGACGCCTACAAAtggcagcgccagcggcagcacaACGAATGGCGTCCAGCCCGCAAGTGGCGTGCAACCCATGAAGGGCatcagcagcgccagcagcaatcacTCCGACTCCGAGGAGGAGTACGCCGAGGGCAAGACGAATGCGCTGCCGCCGGCTCCGCTGGGCTACAGCGCTGGCAGCCCGCCAGGCACGCCCATACACAAGGATCTGAAGCCCAACTGGACACAGCAGCTGACCAACAATTTTGTCAACACTTGgtcacagcaacagcagcagcagcaacaacaacagcagcagcagcaacagcaacagcagcaatctcAACAGCAAAAGCTAACGCTGGATAACACTGGAGGCGGCTCTATTGTTGCACCAGCTGGTGGCTCCATCTCGGCGCCCACAACGCCCAGCTATATGTACAAGGCCAAGCGTGAGTTCTTCCCGGAGAACTCCGAGCCCAATACAA ATGGACGCCTGTTGTGGGactttttgcagcagctgctgaacgATCGGAATCAGAAGTACAGCGACCTGATTGCCTGGAAGTGCCGCGATACGGGCGTCTTCAAGATTGTCGATCCCGCCGGGCTGGCCAAGCTCTGGGGCATACAGAAGAATCATCTGTCCATGAACTATGACAAAATGTCGCGTGCTCTGCGTTATTATTATCGCGTCAATATTCTGCGCAAAGTGCAGGGCGAGCGCCATTGCTATCAGTTTCTGCGTAATCCCACGGAGCTCAAgaatataaagaatatatCGCTGTTGCGGCAAACGACGCCAGCGACTGCCGCTGCCACGCCTGCAACAGCGCCCAATCAACCGCCCAGCAGTCCCAGCaattggcagcaacagcagcagcagcaacaacaacagcagcagcagtcgccacAGCGTCCTGCCTCGCGCAATGCCGCGCCCATGAATCtgccaactgcagctgcagtcgctgccgccgccgccgctgcctaCGGACCGCAGCCGCCTTCGCCGCTGTTTATGCAGGCGTTCCATTATCTgtccgctgctgcagctggtcCGCCACCCAATTCACCTGCCGCTGTATCCTGTCATACGCCCGGTGCGCCACAAGTTGGCGACAAGTTTCAATTTCATCCGCTGAAGCTGGAAAACGGCAGCGGTGGCAGCCATAGTCCCGATCATGCCAACGAAGATCTCAAGCCCACTGATCTGAGCGTAAGCAGCAagagcgccagcgccagcaacaatgAGGATTGCTATCC GCTCATACGCAATGCTGACGGCCTGACCACCATTAAGCTCATACGCtacaacgagcagcagcagcagcagcagtcgggagtggagcaggagcagcaaagTGCTGGCTCACCCAAGCCCATGGATgcattggagcagcagcagcagggacAAGCTGTGCCCATGGACAGcgattgcaacagcagcgaggAGACATCATCATCAACGGCATTTAGACACATGCAACAGTAG